A genomic window from Chrysoperla carnea chromosome 3, inChrCarn1.1, whole genome shotgun sequence includes:
- the LOC123296136 gene encoding uncharacterized protein LOC123296136, translated as MDKETLDELWTNLGAQLEGTSNLIQETNVVLNQISEATLHNTNQISELTSQLTIAKDRFVNRRQKDDETFSSFITDITKYAKLLQPESTDSILTKTPGRARNFEYTIFIKDNEPIHKTPYYLPPDKEILLKNHINELVNLDILKPAQSPWASPNIQEHHKHLQIVLARFKKLNLTINPNKAKFFMQRLKILGHVISSEGRIPNPEKVEAIRTMPIPKNLKELQSFLGMAAFFARYIQNFSTIVAPLNALKKKDAKFIITQTHVDAINKLKTVLTTAPILRFPIFDDKHPFIVTTDASSIGVGACLMQKFENKLHPIEYCSRKLNPAESKYPVYQLELLAVLHALNTFKDYLLDRKFILRTDCNALVYLFNTPQRFNKLSRWLLTISKFNFTTEHIRGTENVVADCLSSNVQNFAIRDGLLVRFVGRNRNKRIVLTDSLLDYVLDYFHSSVFGCHSGVTKTYREIAKRFSYPDLYKKTVDYVKKCSVCATCKPINYKISAPDASISEKNVYNKLYVDFIGPLIPSADNGFKYIFVITDAYSKFCWAYPTRKATSAVVIKILHQLFMVFGFPKVLISDNAKSFKSNKYTQFLLLNGIRIGYTSPYRPQGNITERINRNIKINLTCVIKQYQMKHKDWNKILPFIIFNYNSTYHSIIKASPAAVFLGRTWNQPLDLLLNTTDILAMEKPPSVDMVQQALHKATVMRKARQHQAPTDVKFHVNQLVRVRLPPTASNIDEDRKFSPRFSDVKRIIRFTTPVSVELIDPKTNELSRTHVTHLKRAEVL; from the exons ATGGACAAAGAAACTTTGGATGAATTATGGACAAATTTAGGAGCCCAATTGGAAGGAACCTCAAATTTGATCCAGGAAACCAATGtggtattaaatcaaatttccgAAGCAACACTGCATAACACCAATCAAATTTCGGAGCTAA cttctcaattaacAATAGCAAAAGATCGTTTTGTTAACAGACGACAAAAAGATGATGAAACTTTCTCATCATTTATTACTGATATTACAAAATACGCAAAACTTTTACAACCTGAATCTACTGATTcta ttttaacaaaaacaccGGGACGTGCGCGTAATTTTGAATAcactatatttattaaagacaATGAACCAATTCATAAGACTCCGTATTATCTACCACCTGATAaagaaatattacttaaaaatcatattaatgaaCTGGTAAATCTAGATATTCTTAAACCAGCGCAATCTCCTTGGGCAAGTCcg AATATTCAAGAACATCATAAACATTTACAAATAGTACTAGCgcgttttaaaaaacttaatctaACTATTAATcctaataaagcaaaattttttatgcaacgTTTGAAAATCTTAGGACACGTAATTTCTTCCGAAGGTAGGATACCTAATCCTGAAAAAGTAGAAGCAATTAGAACTATGCCTATTCCTAAAAACCTTAAGGAATTACAATCATTTCTTGGAATGGCAGCCTTCTTCGCTAGATATATACAGAATTTTAGTACTATAGTAGCACCTTTAAATGCCTTAAAAAAGAAAGATGCTAAATTCATTATAACGCAAACACATGTGGATGctattaataaacttaaaacagTGCTCACGACGGCACCAATTTTACGATTTCCTATTTTTGATGACAAACATCCTTTCATAGTAACTACAGATGCAAGTTCTATAGGTGTAGGTGCTTGTctaatgcaaaaatttgaaaacaaactacATCCAATTGAATACTGTTCGCGAAAACTTAATCCAGCAGAATCAAAATACCCAGTATACCAACTGGAATTATTGGCTGTTTTACAtgcattaaatacatttaaagactACCTTTTAgatcgaaaatttatattacgtaCTGATTGCAACGCTTtggtgtatttatttaatacaccacaacgttttaataaactttccaGATGGTTATTAACTAtctcgaaatttaattttacaacagaACATATTAGAGGCACAGAAAATGTAGTAGCCGATTGTTTAA gttcaaatgtacaaaattttgcaattcgCGATGGCTTATTAGTTCGTTTTGTTGGGCGCAATAGAAATAAACGTATTGTTCTCACAGATTCTTTATTGGACTATGTATTAGATTACTTTCATTCCTCAGTATTTGGATGTCATTCAGGCGTCACGAAAACCTATCGTGAAATCGCCAAACGTTTTTCATATCctgacttatataaaaaaactgtagattaTGTTAAAAAGTGTAGTGTTTGTGCTACCTGTAAACCTATTAACTATAAAATCTCAGCACCTGATGCATCAATTAGTGAAAAAAATGTGTACAATAAATTATACGTAGACTTTATTGGACCCCTAATACCTTCTGCAGATAATggcttcaaatatatttttgttattacagaTGCTTATAGCAAGTTTTGTTGGGCCTACCCCACTAGGAAAGCAACGTCAGCAgtggtaattaaaattttacatcaacTATTCATGGTATTTGGATTTCCAAAAGTTCTAATTAGCGATAATGCTAAAAGCTTCAAGtctaataaatatacacaatttttattattaaatggaaTTCGCATTGGATATACCTCGCCTTACCGTCCTCAAGGGAATATCACAGAAAGAATAAAtaggaatataaaaataaatttaacctgCGTAATCAAACAATACCAAATGAAACATAAGGACTGGAATAAAATATtgccatttataatattcaattacaaTTCGACATATCACTCAATTATTAAAGCTTCACCAGCAGCAGTTTTTTTGGGGCGAACTTGGAATCAACCATTGGATTTATTACTTAATACCACCGATATTTTGGCTATGGAAAAACCTCCTAGTGTGGATATGGTCCAGCAGGCACTGCATAAAGCTACTGTAATGCGAAAAGCACGACAACATCAAGCTCCAACTGATGTTAAATTCCACGTTAATCAACTTGTACGGGTTAGACTACCACCTACAGCATCAAACATCGACGAAGACAGAAAATTTTCACCTCGATTCAGCGATGTTAAAAGAATCATCCGTTTTACAACTCCAGTTAGTGTAGAATTAATTGATCCAAAAACTAACGAATTATCTAGAACACATGTCACACACTTGAAACGTGCTGAAGTGCTATaa